Proteins from a single region of Rhizobium leguminosarum bv. trifolii WSM1325:
- a CDS encoding putative ABC transporter, substrate-binding protein (KEGG: rec:RHECIAT_PC0000507 probable ABC transporter, substrate-binding protein) produces MRSSRSLFHTVAFSTLLAAASFTTSAAHATDKITIMVGGYEKQIYLPAKLAESLGYFKDEGLDVELLNEAAGVDAENQLLAGAVQGVVGFYDHCVDLQAKGKFVESIVQFSQAPGEVEMVSSKYPDIKSPADFKGKSLGVTGLGSSTNFLTLFMASKAGLKPGDVVTIPVGAGGTFIAAMQQDQIQAGMTTEPTISRMIKTGEASVLVDMRTVEATRQALGGTYPAASLYLETSWVDAHKEEAQKLANAFVKTLRYINTHSAAEIADKMPKDFYVGDKDGYIKALDEGKGMFTPDGVMPEDGPKTVLAVLSEFSKNVKGKQIDLAKTYTTEFVKNVK; encoded by the coding sequence ATGCGTTCTTCACGCAGCCTTTTTCACACCGTCGCTTTTTCGACGCTTCTCGCCGCAGCATCTTTCACGACCAGCGCCGCACATGCGACCGACAAGATCACCATCATGGTCGGCGGTTATGAGAAGCAGATCTATCTGCCCGCCAAGCTTGCCGAATCGCTCGGATACTTCAAGGACGAGGGTCTCGACGTGGAGCTGCTGAACGAAGCTGCCGGCGTCGATGCCGAAAACCAGCTTCTGGCGGGCGCCGTCCAGGGTGTCGTCGGCTTCTACGACCATTGCGTGGATCTGCAGGCCAAAGGCAAATTCGTCGAATCCATCGTCCAGTTCAGCCAGGCGCCGGGCGAGGTCGAGATGGTCTCGAGCAAGTATCCTGACATCAAGTCGCCGGCCGATTTCAAGGGCAAGAGCCTCGGCGTCACCGGTCTCGGCTCGTCCACCAATTTCCTGACCCTCTTCATGGCCTCGAAGGCCGGCCTCAAGCCCGGTGATGTCGTGACAATTCCAGTCGGCGCCGGCGGCACCTTCATCGCCGCCATGCAACAGGATCAGATCCAGGCCGGCATGACGACCGAGCCGACGATTTCGCGCATGATCAAGACCGGCGAGGCGAGCGTGCTCGTCGATATGCGCACGGTCGAGGCGACCCGTCAGGCGCTCGGCGGCACCTATCCGGCCGCCTCGCTCTACCTGGAAACCTCCTGGGTCGACGCGCACAAGGAAGAGGCACAGAAGCTCGCCAACGCCTTCGTCAAGACGCTGCGCTACATCAACACGCATTCAGCCGCCGAGATCGCGGACAAGATGCCGAAGGACTTCTACGTCGGCGACAAGGACGGCTACATCAAGGCTCTCGACGAGGGCAAGGGCATGTTCACACCGGATGGCGTCATGCCGGAAGACGGTCCGAAAACCGTGCTTGCCGTGCTCTCTGAGTTCTCCAAGAACGTCAAGGGCAAGCAGATCGACCTTGCCAAGACCTACACGACGGAATTCGTCAAGAACGTCAAGTAA